From one Amaranthus tricolor cultivar Red isolate AtriRed21 chromosome 17, ASM2621246v1, whole genome shotgun sequence genomic stretch:
- the LOC130803727 gene encoding uncharacterized mitochondrial protein AtMg00820-like → MRNFCAHFVFLSTLEPKNHEEALKDSEWVVTIQDELNEFERNKMWHLEPKPKHKKVIGLKWVFRNKLDEHGIIVRNKARLVVKGYNEQEGIDYTEIVAPVARLCRRSCKQEKHLRYGTIPWLLFSVLVFQKTKHRCIIHRRSRICGCSSLLCPNALDQATAKRLWY, encoded by the exons atgagaaatttttgtgcacactttgtgTTCCTCTCAACATTGGAACcaaaaaatcacgaagaagctttaaaagattccgaatgggttgttaCCAttcaagatgaattgaatgagtttgaaagaaataaaatgtGGCATTTAGAAccgaaaccaaaacacaagaaggtgattggactaaaatgggtatttagaAACAAATTGGATGAACATGGAATCATAGTAAGAAATAAAGCGAGgctcgtggttaaagggtacAATGAACAAGAAGGAATCGATTATACAGAGATAGTTGCTCCGGTAgccag actatgcaggagatcttgtaaaCAGGAAAAGCAcctcaggtatggtacaattccttggctcttgtttagtgtTTTGGTGTTCCAAaaaacaaaacaccgttgcattatccaccGCAGAAGCAGAATATGTGGCTGCAGTAGCTTGCTGTGtccaaatgctttggatcaaGCAACAGCTAaaagactttggtattaa